A genomic segment from Cyprinus carpio isolate SPL01 chromosome A22, ASM1834038v1, whole genome shotgun sequence encodes:
- the LOC109079069 gene encoding rho-related GTP-binding protein RhoE, translating to MKERRSIQKLSLQPGMDPSQSLKCKIVVVGDSQCGKTALLHVFAKDCFPENYVPTVFENYTASFEIDKQRIELSLWDTSGSPYYDNVRPLSYPDSDAVIICFDISRPETLDSVLKKWKGEIQEFCPNTKMLLVGCKSDLRTDLTTLVELSNHRQTPVSYDQGSAMAKQISAPYIECSAVQSENSVRDIFHVATLACVNKNNKNIKRNKSARSTKRISHMPSRPDLAAVATDLRKDKAKSCTVM from the exons ATGAAGGAGAGAAGATCTATACAGAAACTGTCCCTTCAGCCCGGAATGGATCCGAGTCAGAGCCTCAAATGTAAGATCGTGGTCGTGGGGGACAGTCAGTGTGGGAAAACAGCTCTGCTCCACGTTTTTGCCAAGGACTGTTTCCCAGAG AATTACGTACCCACTGTGTTTGAGAATTACACAGCAAGTTTTGAGATCGACAAGCAGAGAATAGAGCTCAGCCTGTGGGACACCTCAG GCTCCCCATATTATGACAACGTCAGGCCGCTTTCGTATCCAGACTCAGACGCCGTCATCATATGCTTTGACATCAGCCGGCCAGAGACCCTGGACAGTGTCCTAAAGAAG TGGAAAGGGGAGATCCAGGAATTCTGTCCCAACACAAAGATGCTGCTCGTCGGATGCAAGTCAGACCTTAGAACGGACCTCACAACTTTGGTGGAGCTGTCTAATCACAGACAGACACCGGTGTCATATGATCAG GGTTCAGCTATGGCTAAGCAGATATCCGCACCTTATATCGAATGCTCCGCAGTGCAGTCAGAAAACAGTGTGCGGGACATTTTCCATGTCGCAACATTGGCTTGTGTAaataagaacaacaaaaacatcaagcGCAACAAATCGGCACGCTCCACCAAACGTATCTCGCATATGCCCAGTCGACCAGACCTAGCTGCCGTGGCAACAGACCTACGCAAAGACAAAGCAAAGAGTTGCAcggtaatgtaa